In Bremerella cremea, one DNA window encodes the following:
- a CDS encoding family 16 glycoside hydrolase, protein MLRLVCCFGLLLSTATFVFAEDAKLNEPPQGFKALFNGKDLTGWKGLVANPKARAEMSKEKLAEEQAKADESMNAHWAVEDGVMVFDGKGQSICTAKDYADFEMYVDFKIKEAGDSGIYLRGSPQVQIWDPTNLGPNPKGVGSGGLYNNQKNPSEPIANADKPVGEWNTFFIRMVDDRVTVKLNGELVVDDVVLENYWERDKPIYRTGQIELQNHGNTLYFRNIYIRELVTPEQLEKMEKAMPEEARVEPKKPENVLVFIRYDGFRHSSIPVGAVATKMLGETTGAYSARITNDLTMLQPEILDQYDSLVMVNTTGEWIKPRDEDMQKLAAAGKQMSKDEAEQMFKQSLLDFVSNGKGLVGFHAASDANYKWPEFGKMVGGYFHGHPWHENVGIKIDDPDHPLMAAFGGENFNIVDEIYQFRDPYSREALHVLLSLDVENTNMEKRGIHRTDDDFAVSWVRSWGKGRVFYSSLGHREEIFWNPQILKFYLDGIQFSLGDLDGPTTPSASETAQN, encoded by the coding sequence ATGTTGCGTCTGGTGTGTTGTTTCGGCCTGCTCTTAAGCACGGCCACGTTCGTATTTGCTGAAGATGCCAAACTGAACGAGCCTCCCCAAGGTTTCAAGGCTCTGTTCAACGGCAAAGATCTTACCGGCTGGAAGGGTTTGGTCGCCAACCCAAAGGCTCGCGCCGAGATGTCCAAAGAGAAACTCGCCGAAGAGCAAGCCAAAGCGGATGAGTCGATGAACGCTCACTGGGCTGTTGAGGACGGCGTGATGGTGTTCGACGGCAAAGGGCAAAGCATCTGCACCGCCAAGGACTATGCCGACTTCGAGATGTACGTCGACTTCAAAATCAAGGAAGCTGGCGACAGTGGTATCTATCTGCGTGGTAGCCCGCAAGTTCAGATCTGGGATCCTACCAATTTAGGCCCTAACCCAAAGGGTGTTGGTTCTGGTGGTTTATACAACAACCAAAAGAACCCCAGCGAACCGATCGCCAATGCCGACAAACCGGTCGGCGAGTGGAATACCTTCTTCATCCGCATGGTTGACGACCGCGTTACGGTCAAGCTAAACGGCGAGCTCGTCGTCGACGACGTCGTGCTAGAAAACTACTGGGAACGAGACAAGCCGATCTACCGCACCGGCCAAATCGAACTGCAGAATCACGGCAACACGCTTTACTTCCGCAACATCTACATTCGCGAACTGGTCACGCCAGAGCAGTTAGAAAAGATGGAAAAGGCCATGCCGGAAGAAGCACGTGTCGAACCGAAGAAACCGGAGAACGTGCTCGTTTTCATCCGTTACGACGGCTTCCGTCACAGCTCGATTCCAGTCGGAGCGGTGGCTACCAAAATGTTGGGAGAAACCACGGGCGCATACAGCGCCCGTATCACCAACGACCTCACGATGCTGCAACCAGAAATCTTGGATCAGTACGACTCGTTGGTAATGGTCAACACAACCGGTGAGTGGATCAAGCCACGTGACGAAGACATGCAGAAGCTTGCCGCTGCCGGCAAGCAAATGAGCAAGGATGAAGCCGAGCAGATGTTCAAGCAGAGCCTGCTCGACTTCGTCAGCAACGGCAAAGGCCTGGTTGGCTTCCACGCTGCCAGCGACGCCAATTACAAGTGGCCTGAATTTGGCAAGATGGTTGGGGGTTACTTCCATGGCCATCCCTGGCACGAAAACGTCGGCATCAAGATCGACGATCCCGATCACCCGCTGATGGCGGCCTTTGGTGGAGAGAACTTCAACATCGTCGACGAAATCTATCAGTTCCGCGATCCCTACTCGCGTGAGGCTCTGCATGTGCTGCTCTCGTTGGATGTCGAAAACACCAATATGGAAAAACGCGGCATTCATCGAACCGATGACGACTTCGCCGTTTCGTGGGTTCGTAGCTGGGGCAAAGGGCGTGTCTTCTACAGTTCGCTCGGACATCGCGAAGAGATCTTTTGGAATCCACAAATCTTGAAGTTCTATCTCGATGGTATTCAGTTCTCGCTGGGTGACCTCGATGGCCCCACCACACCAAGTGCCAGCGAAACCGCCCAGAACTAA
- a CDS encoding phosphatidylglycerophosphatase and protein-tyrosine phosphatase 1 family protein, producing the protein MKRFLQHLYARMIYWPSYLYNWTMIRRLKWWRWYDEIDEHVFVGAVPSRQMAEDLAASGIAAVINTCQEYEGPLDIYEEHGIEQLYLPTIDFTPPSVEDIDEGVRFIEKYVAAGKDVYVHCKAGRARSATIVLCWLMKTKGMTPEQAQVFMKEKRRQVLSSIYLRPVVQTYYRGLHPPAKS; encoded by the coding sequence ATGAAGCGTTTTCTGCAGCATCTGTACGCGCGAATGATTTACTGGCCGTCGTACCTATATAACTGGACGATGATCCGTCGCCTCAAGTGGTGGCGATGGTACGATGAAATCGACGAGCATGTTTTTGTTGGGGCGGTTCCCTCGCGGCAAATGGCCGAGGACTTAGCGGCCAGCGGAATTGCCGCCGTGATCAATACCTGCCAGGAATACGAAGGCCCGCTCGATATTTATGAAGAGCACGGCATCGAGCAGCTTTATCTACCGACAATTGATTTCACCCCCCCAAGTGTCGAGGATATCGACGAAGGTGTGCGTTTTATCGAGAAGTATGTCGCAGCCGGTAAAGATGTTTACGTTCACTGCAAAGCTGGCCGCGCACGGAGTGCGACGATTGTGCTGTGCTGGCTCATGAAAACCAAGGGAATGACGCCAGAGCAGGCGCAGGTCTTTATGAAAGAGAAGAGACGCCAGGTGCTTTCCTCAATCTATCTCCGCCCAGTTGTGCAAACCTACTATCGAGGGCTACATCCACCTGCCAAGTCGTAG
- a CDS encoding 4a-hydroxytetrahydrobiopterin dehydratase — protein MDIQTTEQLTQKKCKPCEGGVDPCTLNEANDQLVNLNGWYLTHNGQRIRKDWTVKNFMAGMDFFNKVAEIAEEDGHHPDLHIAGYRNVSIELWTHAIGGLSENDFILAAKIDSVPIELKS, from the coding sequence ATGGACATCCAAACGACCGAGCAGCTAACCCAAAAGAAATGCAAGCCGTGCGAAGGAGGGGTCGATCCTTGTACCCTGAACGAAGCGAACGACCAGCTGGTGAATCTGAACGGCTGGTACCTCACGCACAACGGTCAGCGAATTCGCAAAGACTGGACGGTGAAGAACTTCATGGCCGGCATGGACTTTTTCAACAAAGTGGCTGAGATCGCCGAAGAGGATGGCCACCATCCCGATCTACATATTGCTGGCTATCGCAACGTTTCGATTGAACTTTGGACGCATGCGATTGGTGGCTTGAGCGAGAACGATTTCATTCTGGCCGCCAAGATTGATTCCGTACCGATCGAACTGAAGTCGTAA
- a CDS encoding tetratricopeptide repeat protein, producing the protein MVGRTLLLAIAVVCGLCTTLPISAQENAGQADLDKAVDMKLDAENMEDLGKVAELCEEALKKGLNQEDQAFAKQLLTSVRYQRAEAMAKGILEEAQQRKDWKDLRTQAVAEVDKGLKYDDTVGALYFLKARLLMLPDGNKEEAKKSIDRAVELLKENGEYHSKALVTSLAFTQDPEKQLEILSEAIKSDPNNVDAYRLRGILYLQEEKYDEALADLKMVTEQLAPGDLTSLQAYAETLAKVGKIDEALGIVNKVIQANPNSPIGYLLRARLKLLAGNLDSAIEDLDQVLVRQPRSVPALLMRASLYVEQEDYQAALRDVERALAADTGNAQALLMRASLNAQEGKYSEAIRDFEALLIRDASNVNIRLQLGSLYQLDKRPRKAVEVFDAILKEQPDNINALRGKADALLSYGKHAEAVANYEAALKIEGEDRGGTLNNLAWVLATSPLDDVRNGDKALQYGIKACEATDYQQAHILSTLAAAYAEKGDFEAARKWSKEAVKLAGDDESATEIREHLKNELSAYEKNEPWREIQNTKEGGAMDTIAGPASEVEAKLKKLKQEKNDSEEKKAEPKMTEPAPDMAPVS; encoded by the coding sequence ATGGTTGGGCGCACCCTACTTCTCGCGATCGCTGTCGTTTGCGGTCTTTGTACCACTTTGCCAATTTCCGCTCAGGAAAACGCCGGTCAAGCCGATCTCGATAAAGCAGTCGACATGAAGCTCGACGCCGAAAACATGGAAGATCTCGGCAAAGTCGCTGAGTTGTGCGAAGAGGCTCTTAAAAAAGGCTTAAACCAGGAAGACCAAGCCTTCGCGAAACAATTGCTCACTTCGGTACGATATCAAAGAGCCGAAGCGATGGCCAAAGGAATTCTGGAAGAAGCCCAGCAACGTAAAGACTGGAAAGACCTGCGAACCCAAGCCGTTGCCGAAGTCGACAAAGGGCTGAAGTACGACGACACCGTCGGCGCGCTCTACTTTCTCAAAGCTCGCTTGCTGATGCTGCCTGATGGCAACAAAGAAGAAGCGAAAAAGAGCATCGACAGAGCGGTGGAACTGCTCAAAGAGAATGGCGAGTACCACTCGAAGGCTTTAGTCACTTCGCTGGCTTTTACCCAAGATCCGGAAAAGCAACTCGAAATCCTGAGCGAAGCGATCAAGTCCGATCCGAACAACGTCGATGCCTATCGCCTACGCGGCATTCTCTACTTGCAAGAAGAAAAGTACGACGAAGCTTTGGCCGACTTGAAAATGGTCACCGAGCAATTAGCTCCTGGCGATTTGACTTCGCTGCAAGCGTATGCCGAGACACTCGCGAAAGTTGGCAAAATCGACGAAGCACTTGGCATTGTCAACAAAGTGATTCAAGCAAATCCGAATTCGCCGATAGGCTACCTTCTGCGAGCTCGTTTGAAACTTCTCGCTGGCAACCTCGACTCGGCCATTGAAGACCTCGATCAAGTTCTCGTGCGGCAGCCACGTTCGGTGCCAGCTTTGCTCATGCGAGCCAGTTTGTATGTCGAGCAGGAAGATTATCAAGCGGCACTGCGCGACGTAGAACGTGCTTTGGCTGCCGACACCGGTAACGCCCAAGCCCTGCTCATGCGGGCTTCGCTGAACGCCCAAGAAGGAAAGTACTCGGAAGCGATTCGTGACTTCGAAGCCTTGCTGATTCGCGATGCCAGTAACGTGAACATTCGCCTGCAGTTGGGCTCGCTGTACCAACTCGACAAGCGGCCCCGCAAAGCAGTTGAAGTCTTCGACGCTATCTTGAAAGAGCAACCAGACAATATCAATGCCCTGCGAGGTAAAGCGGACGCCCTACTCTCGTACGGCAAGCACGCCGAAGCGGTCGCCAATTACGAAGCGGCTTTGAAAATCGAAGGGGAAGACAGAGGTGGTACCCTCAACAACCTGGCATGGGTCTTAGCAACTTCTCCTCTCGACGACGTTCGCAACGGCGACAAAGCTTTGCAATACGGTATCAAAGCATGCGAAGCAACCGACTATCAACAAGCCCACATCCTCAGCACCCTGGCTGCAGCCTATGCAGAAAAAGGAGATTTCGAGGCGGCTCGGAAGTGGTCGAAGGAAGCCGTTAAGCTGGCGGGCGATGATGAATCGGCCACCGAAATTCGCGAGCATCTGAAGAACGAGTTATCGGCTTACGAAAAGAACGAACCGTGGCGTGAAATCCAAAACACCAAAGAAGGTGGTGCCATGGATACCATCGCCGGGCCAGCCTCGGAAGTGGAAGCCAAGCTGAAGAAGCTGAAGCAAGAGAAGAACGACTCCGAAGAAAAAAAGGCTGAGCCCAAAATGACCGAACCGGCTCCCGATATGGCCCCGGTTTCCTAA
- a CDS encoding PQQ-binding-like beta-propeller repeat protein, whose product MRLVFGFLSVLFLISGCQREPVAEIHAPEANSADAGHPIDLPPGSWPWWRGPERNNVVTESLVDFQWSSQPAVAWSTKIQGLGHSSPIVIGDKVLVTTADEKQETKSLLCYDAANGKPLWTTAVHQGGFMRTHQKNSQASATPASDGKFVFTAFVVKDSLYVTAVDLSGKIVWQKEAGPFYSQHGYGSSPVLYESLVIVLADSNGPGFLAALRRDTGEVVWRISRSNEPSYGSPILADIGGKQQLLVGGTGHTIGYNPNNGQEIWRVKGPAPTTANTPNVAGELVISTGGFPRNGVLGIQADGSGDVTFDKVIWEARERIYVPSPLVADGKVFAINDDGIGLCYDAKTGERLARKRIGGNFSASLALYGDQMLVPDEQGTMHVFKVGPEFDEIASFRLEGNGFASPVFAGGKLFWRTSTHLYCLVPDPLNP is encoded by the coding sequence ATGCGACTGGTTTTTGGTTTTTTGAGCGTGTTGTTCCTAATCTCGGGCTGTCAGCGAGAGCCCGTGGCTGAGATCCATGCGCCTGAGGCAAACAGCGCTGATGCCGGTCACCCGATCGATCTTCCACCTGGGAGCTGGCCCTGGTGGCGGGGACCCGAGCGGAACAATGTGGTGACCGAGAGCTTGGTCGATTTTCAGTGGTCGAGTCAGCCAGCGGTGGCCTGGAGCACTAAAATTCAGGGGCTGGGGCACTCTTCGCCGATTGTTATTGGCGATAAGGTATTGGTCACCACCGCCGATGAAAAGCAGGAAACCAAGTCGCTACTTTGCTACGATGCCGCCAACGGCAAGCCGCTTTGGACCACTGCGGTCCACCAAGGCGGATTCATGCGGACGCATCAAAAGAATTCCCAGGCTTCCGCGACGCCAGCGAGTGATGGCAAGTTTGTCTTCACGGCATTTGTCGTGAAGGACTCTTTGTACGTGACGGCTGTTGATCTGAGCGGCAAGATTGTATGGCAGAAAGAGGCAGGCCCTTTTTACAGCCAGCACGGTTATGGCAGTTCGCCGGTTCTTTATGAGTCGTTGGTGATTGTGCTGGCCGATTCCAATGGGCCAGGCTTCCTGGCGGCCCTGCGTCGCGATACGGGCGAGGTTGTTTGGCGGATCTCGCGTTCGAACGAACCAAGCTACGGATCCCCCATTTTGGCGGATATCGGCGGCAAGCAGCAGCTTCTTGTCGGCGGGACAGGGCACACGATTGGCTACAACCCTAACAACGGGCAAGAGATTTGGCGGGTGAAAGGTCCAGCACCGACGACCGCCAACACACCGAACGTGGCGGGCGAGCTTGTGATTTCGACCGGCGGATTCCCCCGAAATGGGGTGCTAGGAATTCAAGCCGACGGCAGCGGTGACGTGACTTTCGATAAAGTGATTTGGGAGGCCCGAGAACGCATCTACGTGCCGTCACCTTTGGTGGCAGACGGGAAGGTATTTGCCATAAATGACGATGGCATAGGGCTTTGCTACGACGCCAAGACAGGTGAACGCTTAGCTCGGAAGCGAATTGGCGGCAACTTTAGTGCTTCGCTTGCATTGTATGGCGATCAGATGTTGGTCCCCGACGAACAAGGAACGATGCACGTCTTCAAGGTAGGGCCAGAGTTCGATGAGATTGCCTCGTTTCGATTGGAAGGCAACGGGTTCGCCAGCCCTGTGTTCGCCGGGGGAAAGCTCTTCTGGCGAACATCTACCCACTTGTATTGCCTGGTGCCAGACCCCCTCAACCCCTGA